The Fusarium poae strain DAOMC 252244 chromosome 2, whole genome shotgun sequence nucleotide sequence ATTGTCATGAATTGAATCCTCGTGTTTCAGTTGGCATGTTAAATTATTTCGAGGCCTTACTTGAGAGGGTGCAACTCTGGTCAGGATTTTTGCATATATATACAcatattctcttttttctccATCGCAGCATGACACCACCAAACCTATATGTATGTAGTAGCAATTGACGTGACCTCTTTTCACGTGAAGTGATCCTTGGCTAAACAAGGTATCTTACATGCGTAAAatagctacctaggtagcatCGACCCAGCCACTCTCTTTTCAACACGACCCGGCCTTGATTACCGAAGAGGCTAAGGTGGTTAGGCCACCTCGGTAGTTTTATGTACATCCTGCAGTGTCGTGCAGGACAAGCGAGTAAGAAACAGTGATGATAGTTTATCTGCGGGTGTGTCTGAACTGAGAACAAAACAATTAACCACAATATTCagtgaagagaagagaagagtaaAATGTGGCTTGTGAGAGATAGAAACGGGTGGCATTCTCAAATATGCTCGAGGTCGGGCTGATTGCACGCTGTAAGAGGAAGCTGGGTTGTAATGAACACCAATGGGTCCATCAGAGGCCCGCCGAAGCTCGCCAATTTGGGAGCTGGACCCGCGCGTACCTTGTAGCTGAAGTTTCCAAATGGGGTGGAGAGCAATCCATTTATTTACCAGGGGTAAACACTCTTTTTACTTGAGCGCTGTGGTTGGTTCGATTGTGCTCATTTACAGCGGGCCGAGGTTCTGTGGACTAGTACTATCATGTACTGAAGGGGTACTCCAACAGCTATACGAGACACGAGAAATACTTGCCGTCTACATCTCCCAGCCACCTGCCTTTGGCGTCGCCCCTGTCGTGTTGCAGCTCTGTGTCTGGAGTGAGCTGAGCTTGGGCACCTCACTTCTAGTCtctcatcaatctcatctCCCAGCCCAGCCTGCCAGcagtccagtccagcccAGGTCAGGTCCGCTCCCCCCAGATCACCTCAGCGTGAGACAAACaaatcaacaccaacaacccaGCTTCGCTCCACTCCCCGTCCACGTCTCCTCCATCTCGCCAACTTcatctcatcaccatcatcaatctACTACGGCACCGGCGCTTTGTAAGTTACCTTTGTTCTTATTGTCTTGTCTATTCTGGATTACCCTGGACTGGCCTTGGAATCGACATGCATTTCATGTAAACCATACATTCATCCCTTCTTCTATCGTcaacagccagccagccagcccaTCATCGACTTTCCCAGCTgctccctctctctctctctctgtctcCTCCAATCTCGCTTCTGTTGATCGAGTAAACAAAGCTATTGGTTAGATGTATTGAGAGAACCTCAATTGGCCTGACCCACCTCCATCCACCCTTCATTAGCATTCACTCACTCAATACCCTCTCACCATCTCGTCAAAACTTCTCTGTTATCCCTTGTCGTGTCCATCGGCTGGCTGGTCTTGAGCGCGCACATTCCCTCTATCCCCACGTCAACGTTATTAAACCCCACCGGTCCAAGCTGAACAAGTTTACTGACTGTTTAGATAAAGTCTCTCTTGCGCGTCTGACCCTTGACTTAAGCTTTTTGATGACGCCGTCGCGGCTGTGTTGACTTTGACGATTCCATCCGACGAGGACCATCACAACGACGATCAACGATCAACGACAAAGCCATCGCGCGCGCCACAAACTCCGAAAAAAGAGGTCGAATTGGTCAAGCACCGTCTTTCAATCTGGAGCAGTTGACTTTAAGTcgatttaaaataatatccTTATCTCGATCTCGACCTAGGACGCGCTTTAATTAATCACATcatccatcaccaccatATCGTCGAATAATAGCTAGCAATCATGGTCGACTTCAAGAGCGAAACCATTCACAAGGTTTCGGAAAAAGTGGCAGATAAGGTGCATGATACCACCGAGAGGGTTGGCGGCCTGCTTGATCAGGCCGAGGCTGGCAAGATTCCCGGTACCAAGGGTCACCATCCTGTCTCTGCCGTCATCGGCACAGCGTTGACTGGTGGTATGGGCAATGCTGGCACCAAGGGCTACCTGGCGGTAAGTTGAACCTCCAATTGCTTCATCTTGCAAGGAAGGATGCGCATAAAGCTACTCTAGTCGCTGTATCATCATCCCTACGCTGGATCGCAAACAGAAATGGCATTGATCAGGACTAATGATATGATAGGCCTACATCAAGGAGCTGGAAGATAACCCTCTCCGAACCAAGATGCTCACTGCTGGTACTCTTGCTGGTACACAAGAGCTCTTCGCTTCATGGCTCGCTAAGGACCGCAACAAGCACGGCAACTACTTCACTGCTCGTGTACCCAAGATGGCCGCCTATGGCGCTCTTGTCAGCGCCCCTCTGGGCCACTTCCTGATCTGGGCACTCCAGAAGGCTTTCAAGGGCCGCACCAGCTTGCGTGCCAAGATTCTACAGATTCTTGTCAGCAATCTTATCGTAAGTTAATCCGCAGCTTCCTTCATATGTTCAGATCCTGTGTGGACTGTGTTGTAATCGAGGCCGAGGTCTTCAGCCGCAAGTCGTGCGGTTGTGAAATGACCACGCCTGGGGTGAAGACCACGAAGCGCGACCGGATCAAGAGCCGAAGGCAACTTCTGACATTAGTCGCTAACACGATATCCTTAGATTGCTCCCATCCAGAACAGTGTTTACCTGGTCGCTATGGCTCTCATCGCCGGTGCCCGCACCTACCACCAGGTTCGCGCCACCGTCAAGGTTGGCTTCTGGAAAGTCATGCGCGTCTCATGGATCACTTCTCCCATCTGCCTGGCTTTCGCCCAGAAGTTCCTTCCTGACCAGCTCTGGATTCCTTTCTTCAACATTGTGTCTTTCATCATTGGCACATACATCAACACAATtaccaagaagaagcgccTTGCAGCTCTCCGTAAGAAGCACTTCGGCGACGACCGCCGGTCCAACGCTGGCGACATGCGCCCAGGCCGCCCCGACGACTACCCTCCTCCTGGTATGGGCGGTCCCAACCCTCCTTACTAAGTGACACAATCTCAACTGTCAATCCGAGCCCGGTGAAACCAAGAAGACAGTTAAAAGACAATAATGGGGGCGGAGAAGATTTTAAAGAGAAGGGAAATGTGGAGCTGAGAGAGTAAGCGAACGATGGCTTCTTGGTAGCGAGCGGATGAACACAAAACCGTGCTCGGATGGGCTGCGTCGCTTGACGAGTATATACCCGAGATGAGGGGGTGAGTAGGACTGGTGCTTGTCCTGAACTCAAGCTGTTCAACATGTATCTACAAGGAAATTTCTGTTTTGGCGAAGGACATGGTGGATGTAGATGGCAAGATATGTATGTTTGTATGTGCGAGTTGCTGGTTAATGAAATGAACTACCTAgtattttatcttttttttgtcATACATCTCACGTGTCTCCATTCGCTGGCCAACTCTTGGTTGAGATAGAGTTTAGTTGGGATTTGTGCAAGTGACGTCGGACAACAGTGAATGCCACCTCCGTGTCTCGGCTCAATATGGCGGATCTTGATACTGGTCTATGGGCCCTCCTGTCCGTTGAACTGCGCCGGACGATCATCGTTTGTAATTTCTCGTTTTGGCTCAGGACGTTTGTTGAACAGTCTTGGCAGTCGATCGGCGCTTCCTTCTGTACTCTTGATCTGGAGACAACATGAGCCTTGTGATCTGGGCTATATTTGACAGCAGCTGGAATAGCATCAAGCGCACGAAGTTCGACGCTGTATGTTATGAGCTTCCAATCTGTGTGTCTGTCAAGACATGGTCCAGGGCGTGCGCTCTTTACCGCAATTACTCGGGTTCTAGAGGTTTGGTGTCTTTCTCTTAGGAAAGGTGAACTGGTATAGGCTCTTCTCAGCCTCCCTCCTCAGGACCAGCTGCCTCAGTCATGAAACTAGGGCTCCAATATTCCCATTCACCCTTTGTCTGCTTATCGACCCATAGCATACCTCCCGCAACAAGATCATCTATCACAGTTCGGGCGCGGGCTCTATCCCAGCCCAAGTTATCCCTCAGCATACCCACACTCACGTATCCCAAGACCTGTGCGGCCTCGACAACCGAGACTTGGTCGTCGTTGAGCTCACGAGGTACACTGCGCACGTACTCCTTGCGACCGACACGTACAACAGCATATGCGCCGCCCAGGGGAGCAAGGGTCTGCACAGCGCGTcgaacatcatcgtcagcgATAGGGTCAGCGCCATCCATCCGCCCAGCAGCAACGCGCTCTCTTAGATCGGCCAAACCGATAAGACCTCCGTTCTCTCCCCGCGTAGCACCACAGACCTCAACAATCCGCACGGCAAGCTCAAAGTAGAAATCGTTGACCGTCTTTCCCAGCAACTGGGCCCATATAGAGCTCCCATCGGcactgctgttgctgttgctgctggctAGGGGATCTACACCGATAGCAGCGCACATACGCGCGAATTGGGCTCGAAATGCGGGATCGGAGCGAATGTCGCGGGCGTGTGTATTGGCGAACTGCTGCAGGAGGGAACGGAAGACGGCGAGCTGGGTTTCGAGAGCCTGGGCGTTGTTGGCGCGGAGGGAGGAGCCATGAGAGGCGAACTGCGCTGATGTGAGGCGTGAACGATCAAATGCCGCCAGGCCTACGCCTTTGCGAGACATTGTAAAGGTACAAGGTTGAAAGGTTGAGGTTAGGATATTGTTGAAGAAGGAAAATACTAATAGTGCTTGCTGGTGGTTTAGAATTACGTCAAATGGCGGGGGTGGGGCCGATTGTGTAGGTTGTGAGCTTGTATTAATCAACGTTTGTTTGATTGATATAAGAAATCTAGTCATTGATACAAGGTTCTTGAGAGTGATCTTGCAATCGTTAATTGAAATGATAAACGATAGTCTGTCGGCGCTCAGCCATAACTCTTGAGCAGCACACTCAATGGCCCGCCCATGTGGCAGAACAGGGAATGCGGTGAAGAGCATGAAGACCACCTGTATTATACTTAGAACAGATATGGGAGGGATTCTTATCAGTTGGTGTCTGATCTCTATCAAATCACCAGAAAGAGCTCACAAGAACAACGGTTATTCTCTCATCAAGGTGGTTCAAGACCTCAACTACTAAGCTCAAAGAGGTGGTGGGTCTAGCTCAAGTATCCATTACATGGTTAGCTAGCACCGTAACGAAGACATACACTttctccttgttcttcttttttcatcAGTGATAGAAAACAACACATCAGTTCGCCAAACTTCTGCAATAACTTCGAGGTCTAAAACATACTTATACGCAAATGTATATCTATATTGTGCGCCATAAGACGACATGGGACCTCGCCTTCTTAACGCAAGATCCCTCCTGAATCCCAAGAATGGTTTGTGCGGTATGGTATCATGTCAACTCTGGCCCTGAGATGTCCAAACCGAACATAGTCTTCagtcttcttcctttttgaTGAGACTTCTGTTGAGACCTCGCCATAGCCATGGCAGAGTCCAACTTGCCCCTGGTCCTGAAATAGTCGTCGCTTCGTTAACCCAGGGCGGAAACCTTGCACTTCTAGGCCTACTTTATCTTCGCTGCTGATCGTAGTATGTAGTCGATCACTGCGTCTGGCACTGGGGTTGACCGTCGCCcatatcgtcgtcatcatcttcccAGTCACCACCGAATCGGCCGTCGCCTGAGTTTTCGCCCATCTGTCACCAAGTTAGCTATTGCACCTTATCAGGATCGTGGAGCCGGCTATAT carries:
- a CDS encoding hypothetical protein (TransMembrane:3 (o120-139i160-181o221-241i)~BUSCO:40922at5125), with protein sequence MVDFKSETIHKVSEKVADKVHDTTERVGGLLDQAEAGKIPGTKGHHPVSAVIGTALTGGMGNAGTKGYLAAYIKELEDNPLRTKMLTAGTLAGTQELFASWLAKDRNKHGNYFTARVPKMAAYGALVSAPLGHFLIWALQKAFKGRTSLRAKILQILVSNLIIAPIQNSVYLVAMALIAGARTYHQVRATVKVGFWKVMRVSWITSPICLAFAQKFLPDQLWIPFFNIVSFIIGTYINTITKKKRLAALRKKHFGDDRRSNAGDMRPGRPDDYPPPGMGGPNPPY
- a CDS encoding hypothetical protein (BUSCO:45515at5125), encoding MSRKGVGLAAFDRSRLTSAQFASHGSSLRANNAQALETQLAVFRSLLQQFANTHARDIRSDPAFRAQFARMCAAIGVDPLASSNSNSSADGSSIWAQLLGKTVNDFYFELAVRIVEVCGATRGENGGLIGLADLRERVAAGRMDGADPIADDDVRRAVQTLAPLGGAYAVVRVGRKEYVRSVPRELNDDQVSVVEAAQVLGYVSVGMLRDNLGWDRARARTVIDDLVAGGMLWVDKQTKGEWEYWSPSFMTEAAGPEEGG